The genomic stretch GATTCCAGCACCTGGAACCATGCACCTTCCGCCTCCGCCGCTTCGGCCAGTGCATCCAGCACACTGGCCGGCACCGGTTTTGGCTCGAAACGCTTGCGGTAGGTACGTCGCCGGGCAATCGCCTGGAACAGCTCAGCTTCGTGATCTTCTGATCCGGTAAAACGCTTAAACGATACCCGGGCCAGCAGATCTTCCTCTTCCGGGCTCGGGAGAAGTTCGCAGCTTGCAGCAAACCCCGCATGGGCAGCCGCAATCCGCAGATTGAACAGGGCGCAGCCGCAACTGATGGTAAGTTCCCTGTCGTCCGGGTCATTCACCGGCAAGGCCCGCAACCGGTCGGCAAACAGTGAAACGCCACTCTCGCTGACTTCAAACCGCCAGGGTTGGGTGTTGTGGCTGGACGGCGCCAGAACGGCGCTTTCCAGAATAGCGGCAAGGTCATCTGATGATATGGAATCCGGACGGCGTCCTTCGCTCATGGGCGACTCTCCTCGTTGGACTGATCCCAGACTATGCCCGCGGGTGGTAAAAAGATAGCCGGCAGGTGCAAGGGCATTCCAGGGGTACCATCTACAAAATCGCACGAATCGTAACCTGACATAGTCGTGTGCGAATAATACAGTGGAAGCAGAGGACACGAGCTCAGGGCTGCAAGATGTTTGATTCATTCCGGCACATTATTATTCTCGCCTTCATCACGCTCGCATTAGGCGGTTGCGCCAGCACCGGGCACCTGCAACAGGCGCGGTCAGACCAGCCAGGGCATTTGCCGCCTGCGGCAATCGAGGGCTCAGAGAAAGCGCAGAAACTCTGGCAGGTCTTCGAGCGGTACCGAGGTACGCCGTATGAGTACGGCGGTACCTCCGCCGACGGCTTCGACTGCTCGGGTTTCATACTCACTGCCTACCAGGAAGGCCTGGGCAAACAGTTGCCTCGAACCACATCACAGATGCTCGCCAGCGGTGAAGTGGTTCAACCCGGACAGATTGAACCCGGTGATGTGGTGTTTTTCCGGATTGAAGGCAAGGAGCAGCACGCCGGTATCTACATGGGCGGCGACCGGTTTATCCACGCCTCCACCTCAGCCGGCGTTACCCAGTCGTCGATCCGTGGTTACTACTGGAGCGGCCGCCTTACCCAGGCCCGGCGGTTTGACTGAGCCTGGCGGCCCTTGCCGGGACGCTCCGTAACGCCTCTCATGATATGCGCGGCCTAGAGCGCTTCTCCAAACGCAAGATGCAAGGCAATACCTGCCATCATCACGCCGATAACACCATCAATGATCCGCCAGGCCAGCGGCCGGGAGAGCACCGGCGCCAGCGCTGAACCGCCCCAGGCGAGCAGGCCAAACCAGAGAATCGAGGCGCTGCTGGCGCCGGCAACAAACGTTGTGGCATCGTCCTGCTGGGCACCCACTGCCGGAATTAACAGAAGCGTGTCGAGATAGACCTGGGGGTTGAGCAGGGTCACCGCCAGGGTGGTAAAGACCACCGCTTTCAGGCTCCGTTTTGTGACCTCCCCGGCTTCCAGAGCGGCCCTGCCGCGACTGGCACGGACGAAGGACTGGATGGCGAGCCAGCCAAGAAACGCCACCCCCAGCCAGCGGAGAATTTCCAGGGCCTCCGGCTTGGCCATCAGGGCCGCGCTGACGCCGAACATGCCCAGCGTGAACAGGGTGACATCCGCCACCATGCACAACCCGGCAGACCACCAGTGGTGTTCCCGGCGGATGGCCTGGCTCAGCACATAGGCATTCTGCGCGCCGATGGCAACGATGATGCCGCCGCAGACGATCAATCCGGTCAGGTAACTCTCCAGGTAACTTGCAAGCACGTCGGTGTCTCCTCGATCAATGGCGCAAGGTTACCGGTTTCTATCTATACTTGAAATTCATACTCATAATGCTGCATCAGTTTTACTTATGATTGATTACAAGCTTCTGGAAGCGTTGGCAACGGTTATTGAATGTGGCGGGTTCGAACGTGCTGGCCTTGCGCTCGGTCTCAGCCAGTCGGCCATCTCCCAGCGCATCCGTACCCTCGAGATCCGGCTGGGGCAACCGGTTCTGGTGCGCAGCCCGGTGCTCAGAGCGACACCGGCCGGACAACGCCTGCTCAACCACGTCCAACAGGTGCAGTTGCTGGAACGGGACCTGGCCAAATCCATACCGGCACTCTCGGAACCCGCGGCGCGACTGCGAATTGCCCTGAACGCGGACAGCCTGGCAACCTGGTGGGCAACGGCTGTGGGCAGTTTCTGCGCCGATGAGGGCCTGCTGCTGGACCTGGTGGTCGAGGATCAGGATATCGGCCTGCGCCGGATGCGTGAGGGAGACGTGGCGGCCTGCCTGTGCAGCAGCCCGCAACCCGTGGCCGGCGCCCGGTGTGTGCCCATCGGCACCATGACTTACCTGCCGCTGGCCGCTCCGGAATACGTGAGCCGGTATTTTGCTGAAGGGTTGAACGAAACAAGTCTGCAAACTGCCCCGGCCATCGTCTTCGGGCCCAACGACCAACTACAGCACCGGTTCCTGGCCCAGTGCGGCTACCATGGCAGCTTTCCCCACCACCTTTGCCCTTCGTCGGAAGGTTTTGTAAAACTGGCACTGGCCGGCATGGGTTACGGCATGATTCCGGAAATGCAGGCCCGCCCGGAAATTACTGCGGGGCACCTGATCAGCATTGCCCCGGAACAAACCCTGCAAGTCCAGCTATACTGGCATTTCTGGCGCCACGGCGGCGGTGTCATGGACCGCCTGACACAGGCTCTGCAAAGGGCCGGGACATTCCAGGCGTCCTGATCCGCTGCCCACAGGCATCGCCTGAAACTCATTTATCCGCCCATGAGCCCATGAAAGGAACCAACGATTGGATCTGACAACGCCTGCCCTGCTCTTCCCCGCCATTTCGCTTCTGTTGCTGGCCTACACCAACCGCTTTCTGGTGCTCGCGCAACTGATACGCCAACTCAAGCAAATGGACACCGAAGAGGACAACTCCCTGATCGCCCGGCAGATCGGCATGCTGCGCAAACGGATTGTGCTGACCAAACGAATGCAGGCCTTTGGCGTACTCAGTTTCTTCCTGTGTACGGTCTCCATGTTCCTGCTGTTTCTCGGCGCAGATATGCCGGGGGTAGTCGCCTTTGGCGCCAGCCTGGTGCTGTTGTCACTCTCGCTGCTGTATTCGCTCTATGAAATTCAGATCTCGACCAACGCCATCAACGTTGAACTGGCCAGCTTTGAAGCCAGGAAAAACGCCAGGCGGGAAGATCCCGATTATTCGTGAAACCGGCGACGATCGGCAGTGGTGACACCGAACCAACTGGGAAAACGGAGCAGGCAAAACAGGGCGATCATATCGTAGACAGCATGCCAGACCATCACCAGCAACAGGCTCTCCGAATACGCATAGACTGAGCCCAGTATCAGCCCAAGCCCGGTTGCCACCAGGAAATAGGTGAACGAGATATAGTGCACCAGTCCGAACAGAACCGAGGCTGCCAGCACCGCCGTCACCGGGCCGGTGTGCGCCATCAGCCAGCCCTGAACCGCGCCACGGAACAGCAGCTCCTCACCGATACCCGCCAACAGAGAGAGCAGAAGCAGAACCATCGGGGAGTAATTGGAGGCGAAGTCGTACAGGCCCTGCATCTGACGTTCAAGATTTCCCGGGAACAATCCAGGTATCTGCGTGAGCAGTAACAACA from Marinobacter subterrani encodes the following:
- a CDS encoding C40 family peptidase, translated to MFDSFRHIIILAFITLALGGCASTGHLQQARSDQPGHLPPAAIEGSEKAQKLWQVFERYRGTPYEYGGTSADGFDCSGFILTAYQEGLGKQLPRTTSQMLASGEVVQPGQIEPGDVVFFRIEGKEQHAGIYMGGDRFIHASTSAGVTQSSIRGYYWSGRLTQARRFD
- a CDS encoding LysE/ArgO family amino acid transporter, whose translation is MLASYLESYLTGLIVCGGIIVAIGAQNAYVLSQAIRREHHWWSAGLCMVADVTLFTLGMFGVSAALMAKPEALEILRWLGVAFLGWLAIQSFVRASRGRAALEAGEVTKRSLKAVVFTTLAVTLLNPQVYLDTLLLIPAVGAQQDDATTFVAGASSASILWFGLLAWGGSALAPVLSRPLAWRIIDGVIGVMMAGIALHLAFGEAL
- a CDS encoding LysR family transcriptional regulator ArgP, coding for MIDYKLLEALATVIECGGFERAGLALGLSQSAISQRIRTLEIRLGQPVLVRSPVLRATPAGQRLLNHVQQVQLLERDLAKSIPALSEPAARLRIALNADSLATWWATAVGSFCADEGLLLDLVVEDQDIGLRRMREGDVAACLCSSPQPVAGARCVPIGTMTYLPLAAPEYVSRYFAEGLNETSLQTAPAIVFGPNDQLQHRFLAQCGYHGSFPHHLCPSSEGFVKLALAGMGYGMIPEMQARPEITAGHLISIAPEQTLQVQLYWHFWRHGGGVMDRLTQALQRAGTFQAS
- a CDS encoding DUF2721 domain-containing protein, with product MDLTTPALLFPAISLLLLAYTNRFLVLAQLIRQLKQMDTEEDNSLIARQIGMLRKRIVLTKRMQAFGVLSFFLCTVSMFLLFLGADMPGVVAFGASLVLLSLSLLYSLYEIQISTNAINVELASFEARKNARREDPDYS
- a CDS encoding CPBP family intramembrane glutamic endopeptidase, translating into MALRNRRKSGISPNAALLFQGGIGVFGLIGILVFGIPVLLLGPGLWPSLAYGVVGAAGTYALLLLLTQIPGLFPGNLERQMQGLYDFASNYSPMVLLLLSLLAGIGEELLFRGAVQGWLMAHTGPVTAVLAASVLFGLVHYISFTYFLVATGLGLILGSVYAYSESLLLVMVWHAVYDMIALFCLLRFPSWFGVTTADRRRFHE